The Corynebacterium tuberculostearicum genome window below encodes:
- a CDS encoding glycosyltransferase family 87 protein: MTANPHQRIPASSEPLARGVIEFLGGPRGRFAGVRRTQWWTPLRAIIAVGWVFLACGFLSKANCAGGTRGDDGVINLNWAGNRQYTSFCYNDIIPLYGGRGLDEGGFPYAYSWQEGDLTRYMEYPVLAGLFQGLMGWIARNTYSLVEWVGIPEAGWYFGLTALVMACIWVGVLYMVYLLVGNRTWDTILVAASPLVIIHAFSNWDIPSIAFAVGALLAAARKRPVVAGVLIGLGTSFKLWPLFLLGAFLVLAVRNRRWPQFFYALLGAAVTWIVVNAPVALKYPEAWREFFRLNQERGAEWTTIYSVLSRNTGISFSPEFLNTFSLVAFLALCAAIAVLGLRSARTPRMAELVYLIVAAFLLFNKVWSPQYSLWLVVPAALALPRWRLVFSWALVDALVWPLLMWHMLGTDNKGIPHELLDVAIISRDALIIAMAVLVIRQMCGKTPDKVRDAHAGRDPLAGAFA, encoded by the coding sequence GTGACAGCGAATCCGCACCAGCGCATTCCCGCCTCCTCAGAACCCTTGGCCCGCGGGGTAATTGAATTCCTCGGCGGGCCAAGGGGCCGTTTTGCCGGTGTACGCCGCACCCAGTGGTGGACCCCGCTGCGCGCCATAATCGCCGTCGGCTGGGTTTTCCTGGCGTGCGGATTCCTCTCGAAGGCTAATTGCGCCGGCGGCACCCGCGGTGATGACGGGGTCATTAACCTAAATTGGGCGGGCAACCGCCAGTACACCTCTTTTTGCTATAACGACATCATCCCGCTCTACGGTGGCCGTGGCCTCGACGAAGGCGGCTTCCCCTATGCCTATTCTTGGCAAGAGGGTGACCTGACCCGCTATATGGAGTACCCAGTCCTCGCGGGCCTATTCCAGGGGTTGATGGGCTGGATTGCCCGCAATACGTACTCTCTGGTTGAGTGGGTTGGCATCCCGGAGGCCGGATGGTACTTCGGCCTGACCGCCTTGGTCATGGCGTGCATCTGGGTAGGCGTGCTCTACATGGTCTACCTGCTGGTGGGCAACCGCACCTGGGACACCATCCTCGTCGCCGCCAGCCCCCTTGTCATCATCCACGCCTTCAGCAACTGGGATATCCCCTCCATTGCCTTTGCCGTAGGTGCGCTCTTGGCCGCCGCGCGCAAGCGCCCTGTCGTTGCGGGTGTCCTCATCGGCCTTGGCACTTCCTTTAAGCTGTGGCCGCTCTTTCTCTTGGGGGCGTTCCTGGTCTTGGCGGTGCGCAATCGTCGCTGGCCGCAATTTTTCTACGCCTTGCTCGGCGCGGCCGTGACCTGGATTGTGGTCAACGCGCCGGTGGCACTGAAGTACCCGGAGGCATGGCGCGAATTTTTCCGCCTCAACCAAGAGCGCGGTGCGGAGTGGACCACCATCTACTCGGTGCTCAGCCGCAATACTGGGATTAGCTTTAGCCCTGAGTTCCTCAATACCTTCAGCCTGGTGGCGTTTTTGGCTCTCTGTGCGGCGATTGCGGTGTTGGGCCTGCGCAGCGCGCGGACCCCGCGCATGGCCGAGCTGGTTTACCTCATCGTGGCAGCCTTCTTGCTATTCAACAAGGTATGGTCGCCCCAGTATTCTCTGTGGCTGGTAGTGCCCGCGGCCCTAGCCCTGCCACGCTGGCGCTTGGTCTTTAGCTGGGCGCTTGTCGACGCCCTCGTGTGGCCCCTACTCATGTGGCACATGCTGGGTACAGACAATAAGGGTATTCCGCACGAGCTGCTTGACGTTGCGATTATCTCCCGCGACGCCCTCATTATCGCCATGGCTGTCCTCGTCATTCGCCAGATGTGCGGAAAGACCCCGGATAAGGTGCGCGATGCGCACGCCGGCCGCGACCCCTTGGCAGGAGCATTCGCATGA
- the rpsF gene encoding 30S ribosomal protein S6 translates to MRHYEVMIILDPNQDERTVTPSLDKFLEIVRQEGGKVENLDVWGKRRLAYPINKKEEGIYAVVNLECEHTSVAELDRRLNLNDTILRTKVLRTDSK, encoded by the coding sequence GTGCGTCACTACGAAGTCATGATCATTCTGGATCCTAATCAGGATGAGCGCACCGTAACCCCGTCCCTGGATAAGTTCCTCGAAATCGTCCGCCAGGAAGGCGGCAAGGTTGAGAACCTTGATGTATGGGGCAAGCGTCGTCTTGCATACCCCATCAACAAGAAGGAAGAGGGCATTTATGCCGTCGTCAACCTGGAGTGCGAGCACACTTCGGTTGCCGAGCTCGACCGCCGTCTGAACCTGAACGACACCATCCTGCGTACCAAGGTTCTGCGCACCGACAGCAAGTAG
- a CDS encoding single-stranded DNA-binding protein — translation MAQGDTNITVVGNIVADPELRFTPAGAAVANFRVASTPRRYNSQTNQWEDGEAMFLTCNVWRQAAENVAETMSKGMRVIVTGRLKQRSFQTREGDNRTVFEIDVDEVGPSLRYATAQVNRNPREGGNNFGGGGQQRSNNNNQGGFGGGQQQQPQQNQAPSEDPWNSAPPAGGFGGADSEPPF, via the coding sequence ATGGCACAGGGAGATACCAATATCACGGTGGTAGGCAACATCGTTGCTGACCCCGAGCTGCGCTTCACCCCGGCGGGTGCGGCAGTAGCTAACTTCCGCGTCGCCTCCACCCCTCGTCGCTATAACTCGCAGACGAATCAGTGGGAAGACGGCGAAGCTATGTTCCTGACCTGCAACGTATGGCGTCAGGCAGCGGAAAACGTTGCCGAGACCATGTCTAAGGGCATGCGCGTCATCGTTACCGGCCGCTTGAAGCAGCGTTCCTTCCAGACCCGTGAGGGCGATAACCGCACCGTATTCGAGATTGACGTCGACGAAGTCGGTCCGTCTCTGCGCTACGCCACCGCTCAGGTAAACCGCAATCCGCGTGAGGGCGGCAATAACTTTGGCGGCGGCGGCCAACAGCGCTCGAATAACAATAATCAGGGCGGTTTTGGAGGCGGCCAGCAACAGCAGCCGCAGCAGAACCAGGCTCCTTCTGAGGATCCGTGGAACTCCGCACCACCTGCAGGTGGTTTCGGAGGCGCTGATTCTGAACCTCCGTTCTAA
- the rplI gene encoding 50S ribosomal protein L9: MKLILTAAVENLGAAGEIVEVKDGYGRNYLLPRGLAIVATRGAEKQIEGIKRAQEAREIRDLDHAREVRNQLEQLTDVKVEVKTSESGKLFGSVQAEDIVNAVSKAGGPKLDKRIVVLPKGLVKKTGNYQVELKLHADVIGKVNFSVVAA, translated from the coding sequence ATGAAGCTGATCCTCACCGCTGCCGTTGAGAACCTCGGCGCCGCTGGCGAAATTGTTGAGGTTAAGGACGGCTACGGACGTAACTACCTGCTTCCTCGCGGCCTGGCCATCGTGGCTACCCGCGGCGCAGAGAAGCAGATTGAGGGCATCAAGCGCGCCCAGGAAGCTCGCGAGATTCGCGACCTGGATCACGCACGTGAGGTCCGTAACCAGCTCGAGCAGCTGACGGATGTCAAGGTAGAGGTTAAGACCTCCGAATCCGGTAAGCTCTTCGGTTCCGTTCAAGCAGAAGACATTGTCAACGCCGTCTCCAAGGCTGGTGGCCCTAAGCTGGATAAGCGCATCGTTGTGCTTCCTAAGGGCCTGGTCAAGAAGACCGGCAACTACCAGGTCGAGCTGAAGCTGCACGCTGATGTTATCGGCAAGGTGAACTTCTCGGTCGTTGCTGCCTAA
- the dnaB gene encoding replicative DNA helicase yields the protein MTNASFDDEHLPPEPPPEEEPAPRRRYQQEEPKRYGEFRQPPADREAEQGVLGAMLLSPHTVMEVIEELEPEDFYYPAHTLIYRAMLDLYSEGKDVDAVILASQLDRFNNLERVGGAPYLHTLLATVPTAANARYYAEIVAEKAVLRKLVDAGTRVVQLGFSGTEDAEIESVLDRAQQEVFAVAQRKTAEDYRVLGDLIDPTIDELAALQQAGGVELGVPTGFIDLDKLTNGLHAGQMVIVAARPGVGKSTLAMDFMRSCSLQHGKSSVIFSLEMSASEIVMRLLSAESEVKLADMRGGRVSTEDWAKIDETLNRVQDAPLFIDDSPNLTMMEIRSKARRLKQQHGLDLIVLDYLQLMSSGKKVESRQQEVSEFSRQLKLLAKELEVPLIAISQLNRGPEARTDKKPQLADLRESGSLEQDADMVMLLYRPDSQDRDNERAGEADIILAKHRGGPIDTVQVAHQLHYSKFVNMAHG from the coding sequence ATGACCAACGCCAGTTTTGATGATGAACACCTACCACCGGAGCCACCACCGGAGGAGGAACCGGCCCCACGCCGCCGCTATCAGCAGGAAGAGCCAAAGCGCTATGGCGAATTCCGTCAGCCTCCCGCAGACCGCGAAGCGGAGCAGGGCGTCCTGGGCGCAATGTTGCTGAGCCCCCATACGGTGATGGAGGTCATCGAGGAGCTAGAGCCGGAGGATTTCTACTATCCGGCGCACACGTTGATTTACCGCGCCATGCTGGATCTATATTCCGAGGGCAAGGACGTCGACGCCGTCATTTTGGCCTCCCAGCTCGACCGCTTTAATAACCTCGAGCGCGTCGGCGGCGCCCCCTATCTCCACACGCTGCTCGCCACGGTGCCCACGGCTGCGAACGCACGCTACTACGCCGAAATCGTCGCGGAAAAGGCAGTGCTGCGCAAGCTTGTTGATGCCGGTACGCGCGTAGTACAGCTCGGATTTTCCGGCACCGAAGATGCAGAAATCGAGTCCGTCCTGGACCGTGCGCAGCAGGAAGTTTTCGCCGTCGCCCAGCGCAAGACGGCAGAAGATTACCGAGTCCTGGGGGATCTCATTGACCCCACCATTGATGAGCTCGCCGCCCTGCAGCAAGCCGGCGGTGTGGAGCTAGGCGTGCCGACTGGCTTCATCGACCTCGACAAGTTAACTAACGGCCTTCACGCGGGCCAGATGGTCATCGTTGCTGCTCGCCCTGGTGTGGGTAAATCGACCCTGGCCATGGACTTTATGCGGTCCTGCTCCTTGCAGCACGGCAAGTCCTCGGTGATTTTCTCTCTCGAGATGTCGGCTTCTGAGATTGTCATGCGCCTGCTTTCAGCGGAGTCAGAGGTGAAGCTGGCCGATATGCGCGGTGGCCGGGTTTCCACCGAGGACTGGGCAAAGATCGATGAGACCCTTAACCGAGTACAAGACGCCCCACTCTTCATTGATGACTCACCGAATCTCACGATGATGGAAATTCGGTCCAAGGCCCGCCGCCTCAAGCAGCAGCACGGCTTGGACCTCATCGTCTTGGACTACCTGCAGCTGATGTCTTCGGGTAAAAAGGTGGAGTCCCGCCAGCAAGAGGTCTCTGAGTTCTCCCGTCAGCTAAAGCTCTTGGCCAAGGAGCTGGAGGTTCCTCTCATCGCTATCTCGCAGCTGAACCGTGGCCCTGAGGCGCGTACGGATAAAAAGCCGCAGCTTGCGGACCTCCGTGAGTCTGGCTCGCTGGAGCAGGACGCCGATATGGTCATGCTGCTCTACCGCCCCGACTCCCAGGACCGCGATAATGAGCGCGCCGGCGAGGCGGATATTATCCTAGCCAAGCACCGTGGCGGCCCGATCGATACCGTGCAGGTGGCGCACCAGCTGCACTACTCCAAGTTCGTCAATATGGCGCACGGTTAA
- a CDS encoding VanZ family protein yields the protein MVALTTLKPFYQIGYLWKPENQRARDLRWVPFDEFSGGSWFGPLFEYAGNTAFFIPFGMLVFSLCRSVKKTAAWGFGLSLVLEVCQYAFALGRTDIDDLLFNTLGALIGAAFARLCGERLFPVWRWLAIAAAAVFLVLVILGPRLGDPNAVVDL from the coding sequence ATGGTCGCGTTAACCACGCTCAAGCCCTTCTACCAGATTGGCTATTTGTGGAAACCGGAAAATCAGCGCGCCCGGGATTTGCGCTGGGTTCCTTTCGATGAATTTTCCGGCGGCAGCTGGTTTGGCCCGCTATTTGAGTACGCGGGCAATACCGCATTCTTCATCCCCTTCGGCATGCTGGTCTTTAGCCTCTGCCGCTCCGTTAAGAAGACAGCTGCGTGGGGATTTGGTCTGAGCCTAGTGCTGGAGGTGTGCCAATATGCTTTCGCCCTGGGGCGCACGGATATCGATGATCTTCTCTTCAATACCCTGGGCGCGCTTATCGGTGCGGCGTTCGCCCGCCTGTGCGGCGAACGCCTTTTCCCCGTGTGGCGATGGCTGGCGATTGCCGCAGCTGCGGTTTTCTTGGTACTGGTCATCCTTGGCCCACGATTGGGAGACCCCAACGCGGTGGTAGACCTGTAA
- a CDS encoding heavy metal translocating P-type ATPase codes for MSHLDLGVTGMTCTSCSSRVERKLNKLEGVSASVNFATEAAAIEYDSQTVSPQELISVVEGAGYGAFDMAGAKAEEPQAEKSSDGGLLRRTIISGALSLPLMVVSMWPALQFPNWQWACAIVATIVFIFGGAPFHTATWTNLKHGSFTMDTLITMGTSAAYFWSLWALFFGNAGEPGMKMHMTLDANAAQMDHIYFESVGMVITFLLLGRWFEARAKGQSSEALRELLSLGAKEASVLREGGEQRIPIAQLQVGDVFVVRPGEKIATDGIVVAGNSAVDASMITGEPVPVEVGSGDAVTGATINASGKLEVRATKVGEDTVLAQMAQLVTDAQTSKAPVQRLVDRIAQVFVPAVIAVAALTLLAHLFFGGVAPAFIAAVSVLIVACPCAMGLATPTAILVGTGRGAQLGLVIKGPEILESTRQIDTIVMDKTGTVTAGEMSVTAVHGDVLDLAAAVEHNSEHPIARAIASERSVKPATDFAVVPGGVEGTVEGVRVGVGKRQGPLGDLEAPFRAAQDAGATPVVVTVNGQPAGVIEVRDTIKPSSAAAVAQMKELGLTPYLLTGDNAGAAHAVAAEVGIDHVSAEVLPEDKVNHIKELQAAGHTVAMVGDGINDAAALAQADLGLAMGAGTDVAIEASDITLMNGDLRCAADAIRLSRRTLAIIKGNLFWAFAYNVVLIPVAALGWLNPLLAGLAMALSSVFVVTNSLRLRGFSVRR; via the coding sequence ATGTCCCACTTGGACCTTGGCGTAACGGGAATGACGTGCACCTCCTGCTCCTCCCGCGTCGAGCGCAAGCTCAACAAGCTCGAGGGTGTAAGCGCCAGCGTCAATTTCGCTACCGAGGCGGCGGCCATCGAGTACGACTCCCAAACGGTAAGTCCACAGGAGCTCATTTCGGTGGTAGAGGGCGCAGGCTACGGCGCCTTCGATATGGCGGGGGCGAAGGCGGAGGAGCCCCAAGCCGAGAAGAGCAGTGACGGAGGGCTACTGCGCCGCACCATCATCTCTGGTGCCCTATCGCTACCGCTCATGGTGGTATCGATGTGGCCGGCACTGCAATTTCCCAATTGGCAGTGGGCCTGCGCCATCGTGGCCACCATCGTTTTTATCTTTGGTGGCGCGCCTTTCCACACCGCTACGTGGACAAACCTCAAGCACGGTTCTTTCACCATGGACACGCTTATCACCATGGGAACCTCAGCGGCCTACTTTTGGTCGCTATGGGCGCTGTTTTTCGGCAATGCAGGCGAACCGGGCATGAAGATGCACATGACGTTGGATGCGAACGCGGCGCAGATGGATCACATCTATTTCGAGTCCGTGGGCATGGTCATTACCTTCCTCCTACTCGGCCGGTGGTTCGAGGCACGAGCCAAAGGCCAGTCCTCCGAGGCGCTGCGGGAGCTGCTCTCCCTAGGCGCTAAAGAAGCCTCGGTACTGCGCGAGGGAGGCGAGCAGCGCATTCCCATTGCCCAGTTGCAGGTAGGCGATGTCTTCGTAGTACGCCCAGGCGAAAAGATCGCCACCGATGGCATCGTCGTTGCCGGCAACTCGGCGGTCGACGCCTCCATGATCACCGGCGAGCCGGTGCCCGTCGAGGTCGGGTCCGGCGATGCGGTGACCGGCGCAACCATTAATGCCTCCGGCAAGCTTGAGGTGCGCGCGACCAAGGTGGGCGAGGATACGGTACTGGCCCAAATGGCCCAGCTGGTCACGGATGCACAAACCTCCAAGGCGCCGGTACAGCGCCTCGTGGACCGCATTGCACAGGTCTTCGTCCCCGCGGTCATCGCCGTGGCAGCGCTGACACTCCTTGCCCATCTCTTCTTCGGCGGGGTGGCCCCGGCCTTCATTGCCGCGGTCTCCGTCCTCATTGTGGCCTGCCCTTGCGCTATGGGCTTGGCGACGCCCACCGCGATCCTCGTCGGCACCGGCCGCGGGGCGCAGCTGGGGCTTGTCATTAAAGGCCCGGAGATCCTGGAATCTACGCGGCAAATCGATACCATCGTCATGGATAAGACCGGAACGGTCACCGCCGGAGAGATGTCCGTTACCGCCGTACACGGCGACGTCCTCGACTTGGCCGCGGCCGTGGAACACAATTCCGAGCACCCCATCGCTCGCGCTATCGCTAGCGAGCGCAGTGTAAAGCCGGCTACCGACTTCGCAGTGGTTCCGGGTGGCGTGGAAGGAACTGTGGAGGGGGTCCGGGTAGGCGTCGGCAAGCGGCAAGGCCCGTTGGGTGACCTGGAAGCGCCGTTCCGCGCCGCACAGGACGCTGGTGCCACGCCGGTGGTCGTCACCGTCAACGGACAGCCCGCAGGCGTCATTGAGGTGCGCGATACCATCAAGCCCAGCTCGGCCGCCGCCGTGGCGCAGATGAAGGAACTGGGGCTAACCCCTTACCTGCTGACCGGTGATAATGCCGGGGCCGCTCACGCCGTGGCCGCCGAGGTGGGAATCGATCACGTCAGCGCTGAGGTCCTGCCAGAGGACAAGGTGAACCACATCAAGGAGCTGCAGGCCGCAGGGCACACCGTGGCGATGGTGGGCGATGGCATTAACGACGCCGCCGCGCTGGCCCAAGCCGACCTCGGCCTGGCCATGGGCGCGGGTACCGATGTTGCCATTGAAGCCTCCGATATCACCCTGATGAACGGCGATTTACGCTGCGCCGCTGATGCCATTCGGCTCTCGCGCCGCACGCTAGCAATCATTAAGGGCAATCTCTTCTGGGCCTTCGCCTATAACGTCGTACTCATTCCCGTGGCCGCGCTCGGCTGGCTCAATCCCCTGCTGGCGGGCCTGGCCATGGCGCTGAGCTCGGTTTTCGTGGTTACTAACTCGCTGCGGCTGCGCGGCTTTTCCGTCCGTCGCTAA
- a CDS encoding heavy-metal-associated domain-containing protein: MSTKNYTVEGMTCGHCEMSVKEEVGEISGVSEVTADHTTGAVTVTGTDFTDEQVAAAVAEAGYTLK, from the coding sequence ATGAGCACCAAGAACTACACCGTAGAGGGCATGACCTGCGGACATTGCGAAATGTCGGTGAAGGAAGAGGTCGGCGAAATTTCCGGCGTTAGCGAGGTCACTGCGGACCATACCACCGGCGCCGTCACGGTTACTGGCACCGATTTCACCGATGAACAGGTAGCGGCCGCCGTGGCAGAGGCCGGCTACACGCTGAAGTAG
- the trxA gene encoding thioredoxin, whose protein sequence is MATIDVTEENFEETVTGEGITLVDAWADWCGPCKRFAPVFEKASEEHTDATFAKLDTEANQGLASALEIQSIPTLMIFRDGILVFREAGALPPAALEDLLKQVKELDMAEVRRQVEEQNAQG, encoded by the coding sequence ATGGCTACTATCGATGTCACCGAAGAAAACTTTGAAGAAACCGTTACCGGCGAGGGCATTACGCTCGTAGACGCCTGGGCCGATTGGTGCGGCCCCTGCAAGCGCTTTGCGCCGGTTTTTGAAAAGGCCTCCGAAGAGCACACGGATGCTACCTTTGCCAAGCTCGATACCGAGGCCAACCAGGGCCTCGCATCCGCGCTGGAGATTCAGTCCATTCCTACGCTGATGATCTTCCGCGATGGCATCCTGGTCTTCCGCGAGGCTGGCGCGCTGCCACCTGCAGCATTGGAAGACCTGCTGAAGCAGGTCAAGGAACTCGATATGGCGGAGGTTCGCCGCCAGGTAGAAGAGCAGAACGCGCAGGGTTAA
- a CDS encoding PspA/IM30 family protein, translating into MANPFSKGWKYMMSSFDQKIDENADPKVQIQQAVQAAKEQHQQISDHAAEIIGHKSQLEMQMNRLVKSQQDYQSQTQRALELADSAEDPQKASEYNQAAEVVASQLVAVEQELEDVKQQYAAAEQAAAQAKSQQQQSEARLKEQLAQVSQLEAQADQAAMQEKNAQAIDSMNQLNPDDSVPTLDSVRAKIEKRYADALGAQELQHATGGDRINEIQAAGNDMKASARLDAIRADLKKKKELESGD; encoded by the coding sequence ATGGCTAACCCCTTCAGCAAGGGCTGGAAGTACATGATGAGTTCCTTCGATCAGAAGATTGATGAGAACGCTGATCCAAAGGTGCAGATCCAGCAGGCCGTCCAAGCTGCGAAGGAGCAGCACCAGCAGATTTCTGATCACGCTGCAGAAATCATTGGCCATAAATCCCAGCTGGAGATGCAGATGAACCGCCTGGTTAAGTCTCAGCAGGACTACCAGTCTCAAACCCAGCGTGCATTGGAGCTGGCGGATTCTGCGGAGGATCCGCAAAAGGCCTCCGAGTATAACCAGGCTGCGGAAGTGGTTGCCTCCCAGCTGGTGGCGGTGGAGCAGGAGCTGGAAGACGTTAAGCAGCAGTACGCCGCCGCAGAACAGGCTGCCGCGCAGGCCAAGAGCCAGCAACAGCAGTCTGAGGCGCGCTTGAAGGAACAGCTGGCCCAGGTTAGCCAGCTGGAGGCCCAGGCGGACCAGGCGGCTATGCAAGAAAAGAACGCCCAGGCTATTGATTCCATGAATCAGCTCAACCCGGACGATTCCGTTCCTACTCTTGATTCTGTGCGCGCCAAGATTGAAAAGCGCTACGCCGATGCCCTTGGCGCGCAAGAATTGCAGCACGCCACCGGCGGCGATCGCATTAATGAGATCCAAGCCGCCGGCAATGATATGAAGGCGTCTGCGCGCCTCGATGCCATCCGGGCGGATCTTAAAAAGAAGAAAGAACTCGAATCTGGCGATTAA
- a CDS encoding NYN domain-containing protein: MLERTLVFVDTSYLLASFYNSWETGARAQLEIDLPEVVSTMGGMIENQLGTPIQRQYWYDGIPDTGPHRYQRALRTCEGVQLRTGQLIEWGERRTQKAVDTRLVADMVIAAMKGQFTDFVLVSGDADMIPGAQAAVDNGIRVHLYGFGWDSMSSALRHACDSTTILDPREDFADAMELQVLEGPLPPVVRENAHKEGEEMPEPDECGEPSEVEAAFGATEKPTPAPTPKPAPPKVDAAEDSPAEEDSPAEKPAPKPSMMAPRRKLRSKYVPLPEEVWSSAGFQSPFDVGQQYASWWFDNAASTEQRDQAHLLSGGGLPPEIDRPLLQFACETLHEYTLTETQRVNLRDGFHSGIRGVLINVRRQN, translated from the coding sequence ATGCTTGAACGCACACTCGTCTTTGTCGATACCTCTTACTTGCTCGCAAGCTTTTATAACTCGTGGGAAACGGGTGCCCGCGCACAGCTAGAAATCGATCTGCCCGAGGTGGTCAGCACCATGGGCGGGATGATTGAGAACCAACTTGGGACCCCCATCCAGCGCCAATACTGGTATGACGGCATTCCCGATACCGGCCCGCACCGCTACCAGCGCGCACTGCGTACCTGCGAAGGGGTCCAGCTGCGCACCGGTCAGCTCATCGAATGGGGCGAGCGCCGCACCCAAAAAGCCGTAGATACCCGCCTCGTAGCGGACATGGTCATCGCCGCCATGAAGGGACAATTCACCGACTTTGTCCTCGTCAGCGGCGATGCCGACATGATTCCCGGCGCACAAGCAGCCGTAGATAACGGCATCCGCGTACACCTCTATGGATTCGGCTGGGACTCCATGTCCTCCGCACTGCGCCATGCCTGCGATTCCACCACCATCTTGGACCCTCGCGAGGACTTCGCAGACGCTATGGAATTGCAGGTCCTAGAAGGCCCGCTTCCTCCAGTGGTGCGCGAAAATGCACATAAAGAGGGCGAGGAAATGCCCGAACCGGATGAATGCGGCGAGCCCTCAGAGGTGGAGGCAGCCTTCGGCGCCACAGAAAAGCCCACCCCGGCCCCGACGCCCAAGCCGGCTCCGCCCAAGGTGGATGCTGCAGAGGATTCCCCCGCCGAGGAGGACTCTCCCGCGGAGAAGCCGGCGCCCAAGCCATCCATGATGGCGCCGCGCCGCAAGCTGCGCTCCAAGTATGTGCCGCTGCCGGAAGAAGTATGGAGCTCGGCTGGGTTCCAATCCCCATTCGACGTGGGCCAGCAATACGCCTCATGGTGGTTCGATAACGCTGCTAGCACCGAGCAGCGCGATCAGGCACATCTACTTTCAGGCGGCGGGCTTCCCCCGGAGATCGACCGCCCACTATTGCAGTTTGCCTGCGAGACCCTGCACGAATACACCCTGACCGAAACCCAGCGCGTGAACCTGCGCGATGGATTCCACTCAGGGATTCGTGGGGTTCTGATTAACGTTCGCCGGCAGAATTAA
- a CDS encoding GntR family transcriptional regulator produces MDNSTQPLFRQIASLVEDAIVDGTLGEGDRAPSTNELADFHNINPATARKGISLLVDIGVLDKRRGIGMFVAEGALKTIRERRRADFAAEYMAPLVDEAVRLGYNRAQLHDLFDRVAESRGMYS; encoded by the coding sequence ATGGATAATTCCACGCAACCACTCTTCCGTCAGATTGCTTCTCTGGTGGAGGACGCCATCGTGGACGGAACCTTGGGCGAGGGGGATAGGGCCCCATCTACTAACGAGCTTGCTGATTTCCACAACATCAACCCGGCCACTGCCCGCAAGGGCATCAGCCTCCTGGTGGATATTGGGGTGCTGGATAAGCGCCGCGGCATCGGCATGTTCGTGGCAGAAGGCGCCCTGAAAACGATCCGTGAGCGCCGCCGCGCCGATTTCGCGGCGGAATATATGGCACCGCTTGTCGACGAAGCCGTTCGCCTGGGTTACAACCGCGCCCAACTCCACGACCTATTTGATCGCGTTGCAGAAAGCCGAGGAATGTACTCATGA
- a CDS encoding AAA family ATPase, with translation MITTRDFTFADGLTHGLVGPNGIGKTTLLRKIAGQIQSGGITVFGEEPFDKQSVLNRVILMGIDNPLPDSWGIGKLGVIGKARWPRWDEERFNELLVRFDVPAKAYSSLSRGQKSAVGFIFAVASGCEVMLLDEPYLGLDTQRRELFYQVLREEHGRTIVISTHHLNEVAGLLDTVALMGDSPISGPIDDFIEGILELTGPSEALNAAVEELDLRVLSRETTGLGDRVLIDARSASTDPIFRIAQAHGLRVNEVSLERAVLALEEKA, from the coding sequence ATGATTACAACACGAGATTTCACCTTTGCCGATGGCCTCACACATGGCTTAGTTGGCCCCAATGGCATTGGCAAAACCACGCTCCTGCGCAAAATTGCCGGACAAATCCAATCTGGCGGCATTACGGTCTTCGGAGAAGAGCCCTTTGACAAGCAATCGGTTCTCAACCGAGTCATTTTGATGGGGATTGATAACCCGCTGCCGGATTCCTGGGGCATCGGAAAGCTGGGCGTCATTGGTAAGGCGCGCTGGCCGCGTTGGGATGAGGAGCGTTTCAATGAGCTGTTGGTTCGCTTCGACGTACCGGCCAAGGCCTACTCTTCCTTGTCCCGCGGGCAAAAGTCTGCGGTGGGATTCATCTTTGCCGTAGCTTCCGGCTGCGAGGTCATGCTTCTCGACGAACCCTATCTCGGCCTCGACACACAGCGCCGCGAGCTTTTCTATCAGGTCCTTCGTGAGGAACACGGCCGTACCATCGTCATCTCCACCCATCACCTCAATGAGGTAGCGGGTCTTCTCGACACCGTCGCTCTTATGGGGGACAGCCCGATTTCAGGCCCCATTGATGACTTCATCGAGGGAATTCTTGAGCTCACGGGCCCATCTGAGGCTCTCAACGCAGCGGTCGAAGAGCTCGACCTCCGCGTACTCAGTAGGGAAACCACAGGCTTGGGGGACCGCGTGCTTATCGACGCCCGTTCCGCTTCCACTGATCCCATTTTCCGCATTGCCCAGGCCCACGGCCTGCGTGTCAATGAGGTCTCTTTGGAGCGTGCGGTACTGGCATTGGAGGAGAAAGCATGA